The following are encoded together in the Panicum virgatum strain AP13 chromosome 6K, P.virgatum_v5, whole genome shotgun sequence genome:
- the LOC120713358 gene encoding uncharacterized protein LOC120713358, with product MQASVAVAEALEAGSLTPLPVAGGADFAAAALAVAIAAVAAAASFVLISFEARAGQGRLRRVLDLGPSPRGPRLLLAFFAGLMAAAEALRLPFFRGAVLPPRRHVMPCLAYPLVAHGIAEPGMLACVLLLLRASVGAARLPAAAIAVPFACLPFLTAHVLVLATPATVVAYPGQLAHAADGAGHCAYPAYAATLLLALVALYMPLLATACWDVAAVAINRRLRARAYALVTFAVLPLPVQVLALGLTSVWDMHQYTSPTIGLIGFLAVAVAAETTIVVLVMLPLHDALVLVDEPPVVTAGNEDARDVTR from the coding sequence ATGCAGGCCAGCGTCGCGGTCGCCGAGGCGCTCGAGGCCGGAAGCCTCACGCCCCTGCCCGTCGCTGGTGGCGCCGACTTCGCGGCCGctgccctcgccgtggccatcgccgcggtcgccgccgcggcgtcgttCGTGCTCATCTCCTTCGAGGCCCGCGCGGGGCAGGGCCGCCTGCGCCGCGTCCTCGACCTCGGACCGTCGCCCCGGGGCCCCCGACTGCTGCTCGCCTTCTTCGCGGGGctcatggccgccgccgaggcgctCCGCCTCCCTTTCTTCCGGGGCGCCGtgctcccgccgcgccgccacgtcATGCCGTGCCTCGCGTACCCGCTCGTCGCGCACGGAATCGCCGAGCCGGGGATGCTCGCCTgcgtgctcctgctgctgcgcgcgtccgtcggcgcggcgcggctgccGGCGGCCGCCATCGCCGTGCCGTTCGCCTGCCTGCCTTTCCTCACCGCGCACGTGCTCGTCCTCGCCACGCCGGCCACCGTCGTCGCGTACCCGGGCCAGCTCGCGCACGCCGCGGACGGCGCCGGGCACTGCGCGTACCCGGCGTACGCCGCCACGCTGCTCCTGGCGCTCGTCGCGCTTTACATGCCGCTCCTCGCCACCGCGTGCTGGGAcgtggccgccgtcgccatcaACCGGCGGCTGCGCGCGAGGGCGTACGCGCTCGTCACGTTCGCCGTCCTTCCGCTGCCCGTGCAGGTGCTGGCGCTCGGGCTGACCTCCGTGTGGGACATGCACCAGTACACGTCCCCGACGATCGGCCTCATTGGGTTcctcgcggtggcggtggccgccgAGACCACCATTGTCGTCCTCGTGATGCTGCCGCTTCACGACGCGCTTGTCCTTGTCGACGAGCCACCGGTGGTGACGGCCGGCAACGAGGACGCCCGTGACGTCACCAGATGA
- the LOC120713357 gene encoding uncharacterized protein LOC120713357, translating into MEQQSMDVYSHLFYFSKCSSVFLIPIQMWILRVEIGRKHQGKMVETLEIRIDFVDSLIHHLDNWIDFAVSSRAKNLTLDLKPPKFRERNDHYVFPFKLLDDGSVTRLQHMQLSFVFLKLPSQFSGFPNLRNLYIQVVQASRKDLEHVLSHCCKLEWLRIDRCNLNDELTVDGLLPHLLYLYVEHCKLTRIKFHAVNLATFKYEGEFIPIDLSYSSKLQNAYFRLNEAVFRKVLISLLKGLPNVQCLTLRIGWQHLEKQWLWDNPLKFHHLRHLQLFMFSHFEHVDKILYLISFLRATPFIEKLEVHYTGFALWLADVGPRRQDFGQCKYLYLKDMWITGFKAARGQLEFLLHVVENAPALEAITVDTKQRHCTDFSPYID; encoded by the exons ATGGAGCAGCAGAGTATGGATGTTTATAGCCATCTGTTCTACTTCTCTAAATGTTCTTCTGTCTTCTTGATTCCAATACAAATGTGGATACTGAGGGTTGAAATTGGGAGG AAACACCAAGGCAAGATGGTCGAAACATTGGAAATCAGAATCGATTTTGTTGACAGCCTGATTCATCATCTCGATAATTGGATTGATTTTGCTGTGTCGTCACGGGCAAAGAACCTAACTTTGGATCTGAAGCCCCCGAAATTTCGGGAGCGTAACGACCACTATGTGTTTCCTTTCAAACTTTTAGACGACGGAAGTGTAACACGTCTGCAGCATATGCAGCTTAGCTTTGTATTTCTGAAACTACCTTCTCAATTCAGTGGTTTTCCAAATCTAAGAAATCTTTACATACAAGTGGTACAGGCCAGCAGAAAGgatcttgaacatgtcctgtcCCACTGTTGTAAACTTGAGTGGCTACGGATAGACAGATGCAATCTCAACGATGAACTAACGGTGGATGGTCTGTTACCCCATCTCCTCTACTTGTATGTTGAGCACTGCAAATTAACAAGGATAAAATTCCATGCTGTGAATCTAGCCACCTTCAAATACGAAGGAGAGTTTATACCAATCGACCTCAGCTACTCTTCCAAGCTGCAAAATGCATATTTTAGGTTGAACGAGGCAGTTTTTCGGAAAGTTCTCATATCACTTCTGAAGGGCCTTCCGAATGTACAATGTCTGACTTTGCGTATTGGGTGGCAACATCTTGAG AAGCAATGGTTGTGGGATAACCCATTGAAGTTTCATCATCTCAGGCACTTGCAGTTATTCATGTTTTCACATTTCGAACATGTTGACAAGATTCTTTATTTAATATCATTTCTGAGAGCCACGCCATTCATTGAGAAGCTGGAGGTCCAT TACACTGGCTTCGCCTTATGGTTGGCCGATGTAGGCCCTCGCCGACAGGACTTTGGGCAATGTAAATACCTTTATTTGAAGGACATGTGGATCACTGGATTCAAAGCAGCAAGGGGGCAACTCGAGTTTCTTTTGCACGTCGTGGAAAATGCGCCTGCGCTGGAGGCCATAACCGTAGATACCAAACAACGGCATTGTACGGACTTTTCGCCATATATAG ACTAG